A genomic stretch from Helianthus annuus cultivar XRQ/B chromosome 1, HanXRQr2.0-SUNRISE, whole genome shotgun sequence includes:
- the LOC110944363 gene encoding serine/threonine/tyrosine-protein kinase HT1 isoform X1, which produces MKVSAFITERFGMQPRPSEDLVETNQQLVNDVFEINKRSAPTPPLKTSTPNYFEEKKRDSKRFSTPQPQRVEREQEYKGKLLVRRKSMLDFRSPSICAPPTHFNITKLHEHKIRKKRTSWQKLFDRVGGKVSSVEIDQDRMVDLSKLFLGSRFAHGAHSQLYHGMYKDETVAVKILRVRDEDENTELGTRLESQFIREVALLSCLHHQNVIKFIAAGRQPRVFCVITEYLSKGSLRAYLHKLEDNNVEDKGILSFEMIVKMALDIARGMEYVHSQGVIHRDLKPENILVTQDFQLKIADFGVSCEEGYCDVVSDDPGTYRWMAPEMIKKKPHDRKVDVYGFGLILWEMVAGAIPYKDMTSIQAAFAVMHKSLRPTIPPKCPPAMKTLIQLCWSPDPRKRPEFLKVVKVLEEFERLLAQQGNFNHFQYPTCLDQRKIHHQQMNVPTPKPRFS; this is translated from the exons ATGAAAGTTTCTGCTTTTATAACTGAAAGATTTG GGATGCAACCCAGGCCTTCAGAAGATCTTGTAGAAACCAACCAACaacttgtaaatgatgtttttgagATAAACAAGCGTAGTGCTCCAACCCCGCCTCTAAAGACTTCAACTCCTAATTACTTTGAGGAAAAAAAGCGCGACTCAAAACGATTCTCGACTCCGCAACCTCAAAGAGTAGAAAGGGAACAAGAATATAAAGGGAAACTGTTAGTTCGTAGAAAATCAATGCTTGATTTTAGGTCTCCTTCAATATGTGCTCCTCCTACACATTTCAATATAACAAAGCTTCATGAACACAAAATAAGGAAAAAGAGGACTTCGTGGCAAAAGTTATTTGATCGTGTAGGAGGGAAAGTTTCTTCCGTGGAGATAGATCAAGATCGAATGGTTGATCTTTCAAAACTCTTTCTCGGGTCTAGATTCGCTCATGGGGCTCATAGTCAACTTTACCATGGAATGTACAAGGATGAAACTGTTGCCGTTAAGATACTTAGGGTGCGAGATGAAGATGAGAACACAGAACTAGGAACCCGGTTAGAGAGCCAATTCATTCGGGAAGTCGCTCTTTTATCTTGTCTCCACCACCAAAATGTCATTAAG TTTATAGCTGCGGGTAGACAACCACGGGTTTTCTGTGTTATCACCGAGTATCTTTCAAAGGGTTCTTTGAGGGCGTATTTGCATAAACTTGAGGACAATAATGTAGAAGATAAAGGGATTCTTTCTTTTGAAATGATCGTCAAGATGGCTTTAGACATTGCTCGTGGAATGGAATATGTTCATTCACAAGGTGTAATTCATAGGGATCTAAAGCCAGAAAACATCCTAGTAACCCAAGATTTCCAACTGAAAATTGCTGATTTCGGGGTAAGTTGCGAGGAAGGTTATTGTGATGTTGTTTCAGATGATCCAGGAACTTACCGTTGGATGGCACCTGAGATGATTAAGAAGAAACCGCATGATCGAAAGGTCGATGTGTATGGATTTGGACTCATTTTATGGGAGATGGTGGCTGGGGCTATACCTTATAAAGATATGACCTCCATTCAAGCTGCTTTTGCTGTTATGCATAAG AGTCTAAGACCGACGATTCCTCCTAAATGTCCTCCGGCAATGAAAACTTTAATCCAGCTATGTTGGTCTCCAGATCCACGCAAGAGGCCCGAATTCTTGAAGGTTGTCAAGGTTTTAGAAGAGTTTGAAAGGTTACTTGCTCAACAAGGAAACTTTAATCACTTCCAATACCCGACTTGCTTAGATCAAAGAAAGATCCATCATCAACAGATGAACGTGCCCACACCTAAACCTCGCTTCTCATGA
- the LOC110944363 gene encoding serine/threonine/tyrosine-protein kinase HT1 isoform X3: protein MKVSAFITERFGMQPRPSEDLVETNQQLVNDVFEINKRSAPTPPLKTSTPNYFEEKKRDSKRFSTPQPQRVEREQEYKGKLLVRRKSMLDFRSPSICAPPTHFNITKLHEHKIRKKRTSWQKLFDRVGGKVSSVEIDQDRMVDLSKLFLGSRFAHGAHSQLYHGMYKDETVAVKILRVRDEDENTELGTRLESQFIREVALLSCLHHQNVIKFIAAGRQPRVFCVITEYLSKGSLRAYLHKLEDNNVEDKGILSFEMIVKMALDIARGMEYVHSQGVIHRDLKPENILVTQDFQLKIADFGVSCEEGYCDVVSDDPGTYRWMAPEMIKKKPHDRKVDVYGFGLILWEMVAGAIPYKDMTSIQAAFAVMHKIHARGPNS from the exons ATGAAAGTTTCTGCTTTTATAACTGAAAGATTTG GGATGCAACCCAGGCCTTCAGAAGATCTTGTAGAAACCAACCAACaacttgtaaatgatgtttttgagATAAACAAGCGTAGTGCTCCAACCCCGCCTCTAAAGACTTCAACTCCTAATTACTTTGAGGAAAAAAAGCGCGACTCAAAACGATTCTCGACTCCGCAACCTCAAAGAGTAGAAAGGGAACAAGAATATAAAGGGAAACTGTTAGTTCGTAGAAAATCAATGCTTGATTTTAGGTCTCCTTCAATATGTGCTCCTCCTACACATTTCAATATAACAAAGCTTCATGAACACAAAATAAGGAAAAAGAGGACTTCGTGGCAAAAGTTATTTGATCGTGTAGGAGGGAAAGTTTCTTCCGTGGAGATAGATCAAGATCGAATGGTTGATCTTTCAAAACTCTTTCTCGGGTCTAGATTCGCTCATGGGGCTCATAGTCAACTTTACCATGGAATGTACAAGGATGAAACTGTTGCCGTTAAGATACTTAGGGTGCGAGATGAAGATGAGAACACAGAACTAGGAACCCGGTTAGAGAGCCAATTCATTCGGGAAGTCGCTCTTTTATCTTGTCTCCACCACCAAAATGTCATTAAG TTTATAGCTGCGGGTAGACAACCACGGGTTTTCTGTGTTATCACCGAGTATCTTTCAAAGGGTTCTTTGAGGGCGTATTTGCATAAACTTGAGGACAATAATGTAGAAGATAAAGGGATTCTTTCTTTTGAAATGATCGTCAAGATGGCTTTAGACATTGCTCGTGGAATGGAATATGTTCATTCACAAGGTGTAATTCATAGGGATCTAAAGCCAGAAAACATCCTAGTAACCCAAGATTTCCAACTGAAAATTGCTGATTTCGGGGTAAGTTGCGAGGAAGGTTATTGTGATGTTGTTTCAGATGATCCAGGAACTTACCGTTGGATGGCACCTGAGATGATTAAGAAGAAACCGCATGATCGAAAGGTCGATGTGTATGGATTTGGACTCATTTTATGGGAGATGGTGGCTGGGGCTATACCTTATAAAGATATGACCTCCATTCAAGCTGCTTTTGCTGTTATGCATAAG ATCCACGCAAGAGGCCCGAATTCTTGA
- the LOC110944363 gene encoding serine/threonine/tyrosine-protein kinase HT1 isoform X2: MQPRPSEDLVETNQQLVNDVFEINKRSAPTPPLKTSTPNYFEEKKRDSKRFSTPQPQRVEREQEYKGKLLVRRKSMLDFRSPSICAPPTHFNITKLHEHKIRKKRTSWQKLFDRVGGKVSSVEIDQDRMVDLSKLFLGSRFAHGAHSQLYHGMYKDETVAVKILRVRDEDENTELGTRLESQFIREVALLSCLHHQNVIKFIAAGRQPRVFCVITEYLSKGSLRAYLHKLEDNNVEDKGILSFEMIVKMALDIARGMEYVHSQGVIHRDLKPENILVTQDFQLKIADFGVSCEEGYCDVVSDDPGTYRWMAPEMIKKKPHDRKVDVYGFGLILWEMVAGAIPYKDMTSIQAAFAVMHKSLRPTIPPKCPPAMKTLIQLCWSPDPRKRPEFLKVVKVLEEFERLLAQQGNFNHFQYPTCLDQRKIHHQQMNVPTPKPRFS, from the exons ATGCAACCCAGGCCTTCAGAAGATCTTGTAGAAACCAACCAACaacttgtaaatgatgtttttgagATAAACAAGCGTAGTGCTCCAACCCCGCCTCTAAAGACTTCAACTCCTAATTACTTTGAGGAAAAAAAGCGCGACTCAAAACGATTCTCGACTCCGCAACCTCAAAGAGTAGAAAGGGAACAAGAATATAAAGGGAAACTGTTAGTTCGTAGAAAATCAATGCTTGATTTTAGGTCTCCTTCAATATGTGCTCCTCCTACACATTTCAATATAACAAAGCTTCATGAACACAAAATAAGGAAAAAGAGGACTTCGTGGCAAAAGTTATTTGATCGTGTAGGAGGGAAAGTTTCTTCCGTGGAGATAGATCAAGATCGAATGGTTGATCTTTCAAAACTCTTTCTCGGGTCTAGATTCGCTCATGGGGCTCATAGTCAACTTTACCATGGAATGTACAAGGATGAAACTGTTGCCGTTAAGATACTTAGGGTGCGAGATGAAGATGAGAACACAGAACTAGGAACCCGGTTAGAGAGCCAATTCATTCGGGAAGTCGCTCTTTTATCTTGTCTCCACCACCAAAATGTCATTAAG TTTATAGCTGCGGGTAGACAACCACGGGTTTTCTGTGTTATCACCGAGTATCTTTCAAAGGGTTCTTTGAGGGCGTATTTGCATAAACTTGAGGACAATAATGTAGAAGATAAAGGGATTCTTTCTTTTGAAATGATCGTCAAGATGGCTTTAGACATTGCTCGTGGAATGGAATATGTTCATTCACAAGGTGTAATTCATAGGGATCTAAAGCCAGAAAACATCCTAGTAACCCAAGATTTCCAACTGAAAATTGCTGATTTCGGGGTAAGTTGCGAGGAAGGTTATTGTGATGTTGTTTCAGATGATCCAGGAACTTACCGTTGGATGGCACCTGAGATGATTAAGAAGAAACCGCATGATCGAAAGGTCGATGTGTATGGATTTGGACTCATTTTATGGGAGATGGTGGCTGGGGCTATACCTTATAAAGATATGACCTCCATTCAAGCTGCTTTTGCTGTTATGCATAAG AGTCTAAGACCGACGATTCCTCCTAAATGTCCTCCGGCAATGAAAACTTTAATCCAGCTATGTTGGTCTCCAGATCCACGCAAGAGGCCCGAATTCTTGAAGGTTGTCAAGGTTTTAGAAGAGTTTGAAAGGTTACTTGCTCAACAAGGAAACTTTAATCACTTCCAATACCCGACTTGCTTAGATCAAAGAAAGATCCATCATCAACAGATGAACGTGCCCACACCTAAACCTCGCTTCTCATGA